A stretch of Polypterus senegalus isolate Bchr_013 chromosome 3, ASM1683550v1, whole genome shotgun sequence DNA encodes these proteins:
- the LOC120526171 gene encoding protein phosphatase 1 regulatory subunit 15B, whose translation METNGLYTKQRVTSFMRSEEQGNSWIGTLTALVTRPSLLLQRYFPTWTGIGSVCDFRKAVQGQDRSPPLSLVHCQHGDDFLSAGTSLSWFNAQALQEVGLMDLEPTLVALDGCCMKKVNHSQNLPDEQQIKREPTASCGYVSTVRKSLNQEWLHMASVMSAQSSQLMTPNLPVAVSKTCVRHSPLESSAKWNWWANLWGWTDYGKPDPDEAQNRDERHLLQSLANDSHNQLFCGENTGCLSHNRKADNSSTEAALPEGLLCPEKPRLDLTLVCSIAAGSEVLLLTPDQDNGYSSLEEEHSAGKLAKMDPSSRAEVVIHPCCTQLTDLPDEFSVIGSDKENLVNEAVNFHPAEETAECVTPGDTLPSVSKPQCQNKMISYIIGGYCTSESSSEDSDVACSEEDDDGFDNDSSSVFSDSDEENSPEPENLLGFFTQSSDPYNLQNFTATIRSAKPSNPSEEQENSNTDEGSEEESSLGSSSSEEEEDEEKEETDSEDDQSSDEEENLKLWNYFACGKDPYSPFNFQGPVRTKKAWQNQTPLSSCQAANQQSLLCHNVMKGPLDSYSLETSSHEEDRLDSGFYEAVCSREEEKEDLVFVKRKKVTFSVEVEEFYTSCDEDRHGPWEELARDRCRFLRRIQETEDSIGYCLSAAHRELVLQRLLSK comes from the exons ATGGAAACTAACGGCCTGTACACGAAGCAGCGCGTCACGTCCTTCATGCGGTCTGAAGAGCAGGGAAACTCGTGGATTGGGACACTGACCGCCCTTGTTACTAGGCCCAGCCTGCTACTTCAGCGCTACTTTCCAACCTGGACAGGTATCGGCAGTGTCTGTGACTTCCGAAAGGCGGTCCAGGGGCAGGATCGCAGCCCACCGCTGTCTTTGGTGCACTGTCAGCATGGAGATGATTTTCTCTCCGCTGGCACATCTCTAAGCTGGTTTAACGCACAGGCCTTGCAGGAGGTGGGGTTGATGGACTTGGAGCCGACACTTGTGGCACTGGACGGGTGTTGTATGAAAAAGGTAAACCACAGCCAGAATCTGCCAGACGAACAGCAAATTAAACGAGAGCCGACAGCCTCGTGTGGTTATGTATCCACTGTACGGAAATCTTTAAACCAGGAGTGGTTACATATGGCGTCTGTCATGTCTGCTCAGAGTAGCCAGTTGATGACTCCAAACTTGCCGGTTGCTGTTAGTAAGACTTGTGTTAGGCATTCGCCTTTGGAATCCAGTGCAAAATGGAACTGGTGGGCCAATTTGTGGGGTTGGACCGATTATGGCAAACCAGATCCAGATGAAGCCCAAAATCGAGATGAACGACACCTGTTGCAGTCTCTTGCAAACGATTCTCACAACCAGCTTTTTTGTGGGGAAAATACGGGATGCTTGTCACATAATAGAAAGGCTGACAATAGCAGCACCGAAGCGGCCTTACCAGAAGGGTTGTTGTGTCCCGAAAAGCCTCGGCTGGATCTGACGCTGGTCTGCAGTATCGCGGCAGGCAGCGAGGTGCTTCTCCTTACCCCTGATCAGGATAATGGGTATTCGAGTCTGGAGGAAGAACATTCTGCAGGTAAACTTGCCAAAATGGACCCTTCCTCCAGAGCAGAAGTAGTTATACATCCTTGTTGCACACAGCTTACGGACCTCCCTGATGAATTTTCTGTCATTGGTTCAGATAAGGAGAACTTGGTAAATGAAGCTGTAAATTTTCATCCTGCTGAGGAAACGGCAGAATGTGTCACACCTGGAGACACTCTGCCCTCCGTTTCCAAACCCCAGTGTCAGAATAAAATGATCTCTTATATTATCGGGGGCTACTGCACTAGTGAAAGCTCTAGTGAGGATTCAGATGTGGCTTGCAGCGAGGAGGATGATGATGGTTTTGACAATGATAGCTCATCTGTATTTTCAGATTCAGATGAAGAGAATTCACCAGAACCAGAGAACCTACTGGGCTTCTTTACTCAAAGCTCAGATCCCTATAATCTCCAAAATTTCACTGCAACTATCCGGAGTGCCAAACCCAGTAATCCAAGTGAGGAACAAGAAAATTCAAATACAGATGAGGGTTCAGAGGAAGAGAGTTCTCTAGGTTCATCCTCttcagaggaagaggaggatgaaGAGAAAGAGGAAACAGATTCTGAGGATGACCAGAGCAGTGATGAGGAAGAAAATCTCAAGCTCTGGAATTACTTTGCTTGTGGCAAGGACCCCTATAGCCCCTTTAATTTCCAAGGTCCTGTAAGAACTAAAAAGGCTTGGCAAAACCAGACTCCTCTCTCTAGCTGCCAAGCAGCAAACCAGCAAAGCCTACTTTGCCATAACGTAATGAAAGGACCTTTGGACAGCTACTCATTAGAAACCTCCTCCCATGAGGAGGATCGCTTGGACAGTGGCTTCTATGAGGCTGTCTGCAGcagggaggaagaaaaagaagatctaGTATTTGTCAAGAGGAAGAAG GTAACGTTTTCTGTTGAGGTAGAGGAGTTCTACACAAGTTGTGATGAAGATCGTCACGGCCCTTGGGAAGAGCTGGCACGGGATAGGTGCAGATTTCTCCGTCGAATACAAGAAACTGAAGACTCAATTGGATACTGCCTCTCAGCTGCCCACCGTGAACTTGTGCTTCAAAGactgctttcaaaataa